In Magnolia sinica isolate HGM2019 chromosome 12, MsV1, whole genome shotgun sequence, a single genomic region encodes these proteins:
- the LOC131220550 gene encoding protein NDR1-like → MLECRSFYLWMAQVLFLMGVIALLLWVSLSPKRPTYTIIHLSVPALNGRNTTLPVDDASMNTTVDFWLEITNPNNESGIYYDDINITIYFDDENVGATTISSFNQGYEKSIRPESVYTNRRFSKAVYRAVSSGTMDLKVGVATKFRNKTWGLKSKHHGMDLQGTVKIGSDGKIYRKNKKVKLHHTPKKWRLHFTGRD, encoded by the coding sequence ATGTTGGAATGCCGGAGCTTCTACTTATGGATGGCTCAAGTTCTATTTCTAATGGGTGTAATAGCACTTCTATTATGGGTCAGCTTAAGTCCCAAACGCCCCACTTACACCATCATCCATCTCTCCGTCCCGGCATTGAATGGCCGGAATACCACCTTACCTGTCGACGATGCTAGCATGAATACCACTGTCGATTTCTGGCTGGAAATCACCAATCCAAACAACGAAAGCGGTATTTATTACGACGACATAAACATCACTATATATTTTGATGATGAGAATGTGGGTGCAACAACGATAAGTTCTTTCAATCAAGGCTACGAGAAGAGCATCCGACCAGAGAGTGTTTATACCAATAGGCGGTTTTCCAAAGCAGTTTACAGGGCGGTTTCAAGTGGGACAATGGATTTGAAGGTAGGTGTGGCGACAAAGTTTCGGAACAAGACATGGGGtttgaaaagtaaacatcatgggaTGGACTTGCAAGGAACGGTGAAGATTGGATCAGATGGTAAGATTTATAGGAAGAATAAGAAGGTAAAGCTTCATCACACTCCCAAGAAATGGAGACTGCATTTTACAGGTAGGGATTGA